A portion of the Polaribacter cellanae genome contains these proteins:
- a CDS encoding magnesium chelatase — MNLENIKTLGELKKSGYKSKSIKDELRENLISKIMSKETVFKGVHGYENTVIPELERAILSKHNINLLGLRGQAKTRLARLMVDLLDEYIPVVKGSEINDDPLNPISRFAIETIKEKGDETPIFWLHRNERFAEKLATPDVTVADIIGDVDPIKAANLKLSYADDRVIHYGMIPRANRCIFVINELPDLQARIQVALFNILQEGDIQIRGFKLRLPLDMQFVFTANPEDYTNRGSIVTPLKDRIGSQILTHYPVNIETAKIITQQEANKASSQKEFIEVPELAKDLLEQIVFEARESEYIDAKSGVSARLSISAFENLLSTAERRALVSGDEQTMIRLSDFDGIIPAITGKVELVYEGEQEGAHVVAETLIKNAIKTLFPAYFPEIKKLEKQDAETPYDNIISWFFNAAEDFELLDEYTEYQYKSELDKIKPLDDFIKKQQPNLNETDTYFMKEFVLWALVEFKKLSKHRFTEGTQFKDPYGSFISGL, encoded by the coding sequence ATGAATTTAGAAAATATAAAAACATTAGGAGAATTAAAAAAATCAGGTTACAAATCGAAATCCATTAAAGACGAATTACGAGAAAATCTCATTAGTAAAATAATGAGTAAAGAAACCGTTTTTAAAGGAGTTCATGGTTATGAAAATACTGTAATTCCGGAATTGGAACGTGCCATTTTAAGTAAGCACAATATTAACTTATTAGGTTTAAGAGGACAAGCAAAAACGCGCTTGGCAAGATTAATGGTCGATTTATTGGATGAATATATTCCTGTTGTGAAAGGCTCCGAAATTAATGACGATCCATTGAATCCGATTTCGAGATTTGCCATTGAAACTATTAAAGAAAAAGGAGATGAAACTCCTATTTTTTGGTTGCATAGAAACGAACGTTTTGCAGAAAAATTAGCCACTCCAGATGTAACAGTTGCAGATATTATTGGTGATGTGGACCCTATAAAAGCCGCAAACCTAAAACTGAGCTATGCAGATGATCGAGTGATACATTATGGAATGATTCCACGCGCAAACAGATGTATTTTCGTAATTAACGAATTGCCAGATCTACAAGCAAGAATTCAGGTTGCACTTTTTAATATTTTACAAGAAGGCGATATTCAAATTAGAGGATTTAAACTGCGTTTGCCTTTAGACATGCAATTCGTATTTACTGCAAACCCAGAAGATTATACCAATAGAGGAAGTATTGTAACCCCTTTAAAAGATAGAATTGGTTCGCAAATTTTAACGCATTATCCAGTAAATATAGAAACTGCCAAAATAATTACACAACAAGAGGCAAATAAAGCGAGTTCTCAAAAAGAGTTTATAGAAGTGCCTGAATTGGCGAAAGATTTATTGGAGCAAATTGTTTTTGAGGCTAGAGAAAGCGAATATATAGATGCTAAAAGTGGTGTAAGTGCTCGCTTAAGCATTTCTGCTTTCGAGAATTTGTTGAGTACAGCAGAAAGACGCGCATTGGTTTCTGGTGACGAACAAACCATGATTCGTTTGAGTGATTTCGATGGAATTATTCCTGCCATTACAGGTAAAGTAGAATTGGTGTATGAAGGTGAACAAGAAGGCGCACATGTTGTTGCAGAAACATTAATTAAAAACGCGATTAAAACCTTATTTCCAGCTTATTTCCCTGAAATTAAAAAGTTAGAAAAACAAGATGCAGAAACTCCTTACGATAACATAATTTCTTGGTTTTTTAATGCTGCAGAAGATTTCGAATTGTTAGACGAGTATACAGAATACCAATACAAAAGTGAGTTAGACAAAATAAAACCTTTAGACGATTTTATAAAAAAACAACAGCCAAACTTAAATGAAACTGACACTTATTTTATGAAAGAATTTGTGCTGTGGGCGTTGGTTGAGTTTAAGAAATTAAGCAAACATCGTTTTACAGAAGGTACACAGTTTAAAGATCCTTATGGGAGTTTTATTAGTGGATTGTAA
- a CDS encoding YdeI/OmpD-associated family protein, which produces MKTEKLKLTHVNPYNIFIPKSIFKPFADKKMSRVKVALIFNNIKLDFYAAVKKDKISGDYKMMISKQKQKELGLSLGDKFQMQLFEDTSKYGVEMPEELEAVLLSDYDAYQIFESLTAGKKRSIIYGVIRYKTSQQKIDKSLIMCENLKRGNHEPIKMFKLD; this is translated from the coding sequence ATGAAAACAGAAAAACTCAAACTAACACATGTAAACCCTTATAATATTTTTATCCCAAAGTCCATTTTTAAACCTTTTGCTGATAAAAAAATGAGTCGTGTAAAAGTAGCACTCATTTTTAATAATATAAAACTCGATTTTTATGCGGCTGTAAAAAAAGACAAAATTTCTGGAGATTATAAAATGATGATTTCCAAACAAAAACAAAAAGAATTGGGTTTGTCTTTGGGAGATAAATTTCAAATGCAACTTTTTGAAGATACCTCTAAATACGGAGTAGAAATGCCAGAAGAATTAGAAGCCGTTTTACTAAGCGATTACGATGCCTACCAAATTTTCGAAAGCTTAACTGCAGGAAAAAAACGTAGTATAATTTATGGAGTAATTCGTTATAAAACGAGTCAGCAAAAAATCGATAAATCTTTAATTATGTGCGAAAATTTAAAGCGTGGAAATCACGAGCCGATTAAAATGTTTAAACTTGATTAA
- a CDS encoding DUF6686 family protein, producing MCNKTKVISRVKNGELSMCKVCKSYNLIYNNVFFQFDEDQLNLFKDYIAKIDVDYWLDFSACTTQRRKIPVQTFNHNLFLVFDLHEINELKTLLGIKKKQLNKKLSPADIEYILVLN from the coding sequence ATGTGTAATAAAACAAAAGTAATATCGAGAGTTAAAAACGGAGAACTTTCTATGTGTAAAGTTTGTAAAAGCTACAATTTGATCTATAATAATGTCTTTTTTCAATTTGATGAAGACCAATTAAACCTGTTTAAAGATTATATTGCTAAAATAGATGTAGATTATTGGTTAGACTTTAGTGCTTGTACTACACAAAGAAGAAAAATACCTGTACAAACGTTTAATCATAATTTATTTTTAGTTTTTGATTTGCATGAAATTAATGAGTTAAAAACACTTTTAGGAATTAAAAAGAAGCAATTAAATAAAAAATTATCTCCTGCAGATATCGAATATATTTTGGTTTTGAATTAA
- a CDS encoding PepSY domain-containing protein produces MTISIWRYSHLTLAISSALFIIIASVTGVILAFEPISDQLKPYEVVDISTLSISETIATLQKQYDEIIDIAVDENNFVSTSVITKEGKSETFYINPKTGLKIGEIIQKEPIFEFATNLHRSLFLKSTGRFLIGFVSFLLFLIGVTGVILIAKRQGGIRKFFSTIVKENGNQYYHIIIGRYALIPIIIITLTGVYLSLEKFSLLPKDTNYHQKTAQKAVTKNLKVTDFIIFETINLNELKKIEFPFSTDKEDYFFVKLRNKELAIHQYNGTIVSEKKIGFVTLGSYYSLLLHTGKGSILWSIILVLACFAILFFVFSGFSMTSNRRKKTVAIKNKTHETAAEYIILVGSETGSTFRFANAFKNALINAEKTVFLAALNSYKTYKNAKNIIIFTATYGDGDAPANANKFIKLIDTVQQHHLLKYTVVGFGSKEYPAFCKFAILVHASLQIHPKFIPELPLLKIDNQDINVFKKWVNEFENLTHCSLEIEEAELSESSKKEVEFNVLEKTNINKDDTFLISLQPKNKLKFVSGDVIAITPKNEHRSRLYSIAKMDKNILLSVKKHEFGVCSNYLEQLQKGDFVNGTIQQNHHFHFPKKVKEVILIANGTGIAPFLGMIQESKKTKIHLFWGGKTKHSFEVYHKFIVKALENKKLTSFTIGYSQEHKVKMYVQNLVEDKPELIIKTLQNEGCILICGSLKMQKGVEEAIDKIVKEKLNSSIEILKEKGLIKTDCY; encoded by the coding sequence ATGACAATTTCTATATGGAGATATAGCCATTTGACTCTGGCTATATCTTCTGCTTTATTTATTATAATAGCTTCCGTTACAGGGGTTATCTTGGCTTTCGAGCCTATCTCAGACCAGCTAAAACCCTATGAAGTTGTAGATATTAGCACCCTATCAATATCCGAAACCATCGCTACTCTACAAAAACAGTATGATGAAATTATCGACATAGCAGTTGACGAAAACAATTTTGTTTCGACTTCTGTAATTACAAAAGAAGGCAAAAGTGAGACGTTTTATATAAATCCTAAAACGGGTTTAAAAATCGGCGAAATCATTCAAAAAGAACCCATTTTTGAGTTTGCAACCAATTTGCATCGTTCTTTATTTTTAAAATCTACAGGACGTTTTTTAATTGGTTTTGTATCTTTTTTGCTCTTTTTAATTGGGGTGACAGGGGTTATTTTAATCGCCAAAAGACAAGGAGGGATTCGTAAATTTTTCTCTACAATTGTCAAAGAAAATGGTAATCAATACTATCATATAATCATTGGGAGATATGCTTTAATTCCAATTATAATCATCACTTTAACAGGAGTTTATTTGTCTTTAGAAAAGTTTTCTTTGTTGCCAAAAGATACTAATTATCATCAAAAAACAGCACAAAAAGCAGTAACTAAAAACTTAAAAGTAACTGATTTTATAATTTTTGAAACCATAAATTTAAATGAACTAAAAAAGATTGAATTTCCTTTTTCTACAGACAAAGAAGATTACTTTTTTGTAAAACTTCGAAATAAAGAATTGGCAATTCATCAATATAATGGCACAATTGTTAGTGAGAAAAAAATAGGTTTCGTTACTTTAGGTTCTTACTATAGTTTGCTTTTACATACAGGAAAAGGATCTATTCTTTGGTCAATAATTTTAGTGTTGGCTTGCTTTGCCATTTTATTTTTTGTCTTTTCAGGATTTTCGATGACATCAAATAGGAGAAAAAAAACAGTAGCGATAAAAAACAAAACCCATGAAACAGCAGCAGAATATATCATTTTGGTGGGGTCAGAAACAGGCAGCACTTTTCGTTTTGCAAATGCTTTTAAAAACGCACTAATAAATGCTGAGAAGACTGTTTTTCTTGCAGCTCTAAATAGTTATAAAACCTATAAGAACGCAAAAAACATCATTATTTTTACGGCAACTTATGGAGATGGAGATGCTCCAGCAAATGCAAATAAATTTATCAAATTAATAGATACTGTTCAACAGCATCATTTGTTAAAATATACTGTTGTAGGTTTTGGATCTAAAGAATATCCAGCATTTTGCAAGTTTGCTATTTTAGTGCATGCATCTTTACAAATTCACCCAAAATTTATTCCTGAATTGCCTTTATTAAAAATTGATAATCAAGACATAAACGTTTTTAAAAAATGGGTAAATGAATTTGAAAACCTTACCCATTGCTCCTTAGAAATTGAGGAGGCAGAACTGTCAGAATCCTCAAAAAAAGAAGTAGAATTTAATGTTTTAGAAAAAACGAATATTAATAAAGACGATACTTTTTTAATTTCTCTACAGCCTAAAAACAAACTAAAATTTGTTTCAGGAGATGTCATTGCCATTACTCCAAAAAATGAACATAGAAGCAGGTTGTATTCTATTGCAAAAATGGACAAGAACATTTTGTTGAGTGTCAAAAAACACGAATTCGGAGTTTGTTCTAACTATTTAGAGCAGCTCCAAAAAGGCGATTTTGTAAACGGCACAATTCAACAAAACCACCATTTTCATTTTCCAAAGAAAGTAAAAGAGGTTATTTTAATTGCAAACGGAACAGGAATTGCTCCTTTTTTAGGGATGATTCAAGAAAGCAAGAAAACAAAAATTCATTTATTTTGGGGTGGAAAAACCAAGCATTCTTTTGAAGTTTATCATAAATTTATTGTTAAAGCTTTAGAAAACAAAAAACTAACTTCTTTTACCATTGGATATTCACAGGAGCATAAAGTTAAAATGTATGTTCAAAACCTTGTCGAAGATAAACCAGAATTGATTATAAAAACATTACAAAATGAAGGCTGTATTTTAATTTGTGGGTCTTTAAAAATGCAAAAAGGAGTAGAAGAAGCAATTGATAAAATAGTCAAAGAAAAACTGAATTCAAGTATTGAAATCTTAAAAGAAAAAGGACTTATTAAAACAGATTGCTACTAA
- a CDS encoding DUF2271 domain-containing protein, producing MKKKIITLLTLSLGVMAFTTSTTTYKCMIQLKNYTGEGAYVVISLLNPKGDYEKTLYVQGDDEEWYSDITQWWKFQGKVRADIDAITGATISGGNRAISVLEIPDDKIDQGYKIRFETAVEDQEYYKDDVEFELTSENLTSKIEGKGFIRYVRMMPQ from the coding sequence ATGAAAAAAAAAATAATAACCCTCTTAACCCTATCCTTGGGTGTAATGGCATTTACAACTTCTACTACTACATATAAATGTATGATTCAATTGAAAAATTATACAGGTGAAGGTGCTTATGTTGTCATATCTTTATTAAACCCAAAAGGCGACTACGAAAAAACTTTGTATGTGCAAGGAGACGACGAAGAATGGTATTCGGATATTACACAATGGTGGAAATTTCAAGGAAAAGTGCGTGCAGATATTGATGCCATAACTGGAGCAACTATTAGTGGCGGAAATAGAGCGATTAGCGTTCTTGAAATACCCGATGATAAGATAGACCAAGGCTACAAGATCCGCTTTGAAACTGCTGTGGAAGACCAAGAATATTATAAAGATGATGTTGAGTTTGAATTGACCTCAGAGAATTTAACATCAAAAATCGAAGGAAAAGGATTTATTCGTTATGTAAGAATGATGCCTCAGTAA
- a CDS encoding ankyrin repeat domain-containing protein, with product MKKPIFIIIFVLLATFIQAQTKNVFLGRDFWKSNPTIDKVEQKINEGNSATALNSNGFDAVVYAILEKAPNTVIKHLLTKKGNDVNKLTHDKRTYIFWAAYKGNIELIKHLLNHNARLDVKDSHHFSPLTFAAVAGQTDTRIYDLFIKNGIDIKSDVDEKGANALLLLIGHLKDFKVVDYFVRKGLDLNSTDHYGNGAFNYTAYKGNKTMLELLIKKGLPYKDESSNGDNAILAATIGSRGGYNPLSFIKYLEGLGINPNVSNKDGITPLHNISYNNKDLAVYNYFIDKGVNVNQQDKYGNTPLINAAGRNSFEVIKLLASKTKNINVSNKNGESALTKSIRNKPEVVQFLLEKGAKTSIIDKNGNNLSYYLFKTFHSKNLKDFQKKLTLLKAKGLVINTPQKDGNTLYHLAVKKQSIPMLDFIKQYPININVKNKNGLTALQQAVMTAKNDKIIKYLITEGANKTVKTDFDETLYDLAKENEALKNTDINFLKP from the coding sequence ATGAAAAAACCAATATTTATAATAATATTTGTTTTGCTTGCAACATTTATACAAGCACAAACAAAAAATGTATTTTTGGGTAGAGATTTTTGGAAATCAAACCCAACAATTGATAAAGTTGAACAAAAAATAAATGAAGGAAATAGTGCTACTGCATTAAATTCAAATGGATTTGATGCGGTTGTATATGCTATTTTAGAAAAGGCACCCAATACTGTAATAAAACATTTACTTACCAAAAAAGGGAACGATGTAAATAAACTAACGCACGACAAAAGAACCTATATCTTTTGGGCTGCTTACAAAGGAAATATTGAGTTGATAAAACATCTCCTAAACCATAATGCTCGGTTAGATGTAAAGGACTCGCATCATTTCTCCCCCTTAACTTTTGCTGCTGTTGCAGGACAAACCGATACGAGAATTTATGATTTGTTTATAAAAAATGGTATTGATATTAAAAGTGATGTAGATGAAAAAGGGGCAAATGCCTTATTGCTGTTGATTGGGCATTTAAAAGACTTTAAAGTCGTAGATTATTTTGTACGTAAAGGACTAGACCTCAATAGCACAGACCATTATGGAAATGGAGCTTTTAACTACACCGCGTATAAAGGCAACAAAACCATGTTAGAGTTATTGATAAAAAAAGGATTGCCCTATAAAGACGAGAGCTCAAATGGCGACAACGCTATTTTGGCGGCAACTATAGGTTCGCGTGGTGGTTACAATCCATTGAGTTTTATTAAATACTTAGAAGGTTTGGGCATTAACCCCAACGTTAGCAATAAAGATGGAATAACGCCCCTTCATAACATATCTTATAACAATAAAGATTTAGCGGTTTATAACTATTTTATTGATAAAGGGGTAAATGTAAACCAGCAAGACAAATACGGAAATACACCTTTAATAAATGCTGCAGGAAGAAATTCTTTCGAAGTCATAAAACTCCTAGCCTCGAAGACTAAAAATATTAATGTTTCTAATAAAAATGGAGAGTCTGCACTTACAAAATCTATTAGAAACAAACCAGAAGTGGTACAATTTCTCTTAGAAAAAGGGGCAAAAACTTCAATAATAGATAAAAACGGAAACAATTTATCCTATTATCTTTTTAAAACATTCCATTCGAAAAATTTAAAAGATTTTCAGAAAAAACTAACACTTTTAAAAGCAAAAGGATTAGTTATTAATACACCTCAAAAAGATGGAAATACCTTGTATCATTTGGCCGTTAAAAAACAAAGTATCCCAATGTTAGATTTTATCAAACAGTACCCTATTAACATTAATGTTAAAAATAAAAATGGATTAACGGCATTACAACAAGCAGTTATGACAGCTAAAAACGATAAAATTATCAAATACTTAATTACAGAAGGTGCAAACAAAACTGTAAAAACAGATTTTGATGAAACTTTGTACGACTTAGCAAAAGAAAACGAAGCATTAAAAAATACAGATATTAATTTTTTAAAACCTTAA
- a CDS encoding TonB-dependent receptor, which produces MKSLLSLLLLCFCVTTIYGQVTIKGVVKNEINEVIPYANIYLKDTKLGASANEKGAFVINKVPYGSYKIIASSVGYKKAFLNITVKENMSNIIFTLQSNTQLDEIELFGSRNKRAEKLETLTRLPLAPNEQLQSISILSHKLIDQQNALTLRDVTKNVAGVYTFATYGNTKESMSLRGYRGIPLLKNGVRINSDFRGVGVITDMAGVDNVQVLKGVSSISQGLGGDLGSAGGVINVVTKTPKFYNGGEVSFRTGSFGQIRPTFDFYGPLDAKETVAFRIAGSYDRANSYRTSVSSERFYINPSFAWKPNDKTNIILEMDYMDDSRTPDQGTINLGGYDVNNILKLSDNKFMGFASDRSNSVNTTYAIRFDREINDKLSVKAGLFASNLQTYAEKSYAFQGSSRNKLPVLLNTQRYREYNASGRSDKNSVLQIDLVGKDVETGSLKHTFQIGVDYRTSEFDNTAYKTTYADATKPYVDVIDLSKSIPNVLPSGVSVAPNPARASGSKTKSYGFTIQDKITLTDWADVFLGIRYTSLERTKGNFIGRSLAGSKRDDAFNPLVGFNIKPIENIIVFGSYASSSNPRTSFYTDINGNELGTETWNQYETGIKSTWLNNALRFNVTYFSTSSKNLNLKALQNDGTFLGYYLKGGEDTRKGVELELIGRVLSKLEVIAGYSYLDAKYKNHASYYLNSSPLNTPKHTANLWLRYAFKKLSLGTGVYYLGERPHNIWSRNYTHTGVVPGVKPFNLKAYTTVNLQASYKFNEQLSLDVFGNNIFNELGYNAYRTVYLNRITPASFGTTLRYKF; this is translated from the coding sequence ATGAAAAGCTTATTATCTCTATTACTATTATGTTTTTGTGTAACCACAATTTATGGGCAAGTAACAATAAAGGGAGTTGTAAAAAATGAAATTAATGAAGTAATTCCGTATGCAAACATATATTTAAAAGATACAAAATTAGGTGCTTCTGCAAATGAGAAAGGTGCATTTGTAATTAACAAAGTACCTTATGGTAGTTATAAAATTATTGCCTCTAGTGTGGGGTATAAAAAAGCATTTTTAAATATTACAGTAAAAGAAAATATGTCTAACATTATTTTTACTTTGCAAAGTAACACACAGCTAGATGAAATTGAGCTTTTCGGTTCAAGAAATAAAAGAGCCGAAAAATTAGAAACTTTAACTCGTTTACCTTTAGCGCCTAACGAGCAACTGCAAAGTATTTCAATTTTATCGCATAAACTTATAGACCAACAAAATGCTTTAACACTTAGAGATGTTACCAAAAATGTGGCTGGTGTTTACACATTTGCTACCTATGGTAACACTAAAGAAAGTATGTCTTTAAGAGGTTATCGAGGAATTCCTTTATTAAAAAACGGTGTTCGCATCAATTCAGATTTTAGAGGCGTTGGTGTAATAACAGACATGGCTGGTGTAGATAATGTTCAGGTATTAAAAGGTGTTTCTTCTATTAGTCAAGGTTTGGGTGGCGATTTAGGTTCTGCTGGTGGCGTAATTAATGTGGTCACAAAAACACCTAAATTTTATAATGGAGGCGAAGTAAGTTTTAGAACAGGAAGTTTCGGACAAATACGCCCAACATTCGATTTTTATGGACCTTTAGATGCCAAGGAAACCGTTGCTTTTAGAATTGCTGGGTCTTATGATAGAGCAAATAGTTATAGAACAAGCGTAAGTTCAGAGCGTTTCTATATTAATCCGTCTTTTGCTTGGAAGCCAAATGATAAAACCAATATCATTTTAGAAATGGATTATATGGATGATAGTAGAACGCCAGATCAAGGAACGATTAATCTAGGAGGTTACGATGTGAATAACATCCTTAAATTATCCGACAATAAATTTATGGGATTTGCTTCCGACAGAAGCAACTCTGTAAACACCACCTATGCTATTCGTTTTGATAGAGAAATTAATGACAAATTAAGTGTCAAAGCAGGTTTGTTTGCGTCTAATTTACAAACCTATGCAGAAAAGTCTTATGCTTTTCAAGGAAGTTCAAGAAACAAACTCCCAGTATTATTGAATACACAGCGATATAGAGAATACAATGCATCTGGTAGAAGTGATAAAAACAGCGTTTTACAAATAGATTTAGTTGGTAAAGATGTAGAAACAGGTTCTTTAAAACACACGTTTCAAATAGGTGTAGATTATAGAACTTCAGAATTTGATAACACTGCCTACAAAACAACCTATGCAGACGCTACGAAACCTTATGTAGACGTTATTGATCTTTCAAAATCTATACCTAATGTTTTACCTTCTGGAGTTAGTGTAGCCCCAAACCCAGCAAGAGCTTCTGGTTCTAAAACAAAATCGTATGGATTTACAATACAAGATAAAATTACCTTAACAGATTGGGCTGATGTGTTTTTAGGAATACGTTATACTTCTTTAGAAAGAACAAAAGGAAACTTTATTGGTAGAAGTTTGGCGGGTTCTAAACGAGATGATGCTTTTAATCCGCTAGTAGGTTTTAACATAAAACCAATAGAAAATATTATTGTATTTGGTTCTTACGCAAGTAGTTCTAACCCAAGAACTTCTTTTTATACTGATATTAATGGAAACGAATTAGGAACAGAAACATGGAATCAATACGAAACAGGAATTAAATCTACTTGGTTAAACAATGCATTACGCTTTAATGTAACCTATTTTTCTACCTCAAGTAAGAATTTAAACCTAAAAGCTTTACAAAACGATGGAACATTTTTAGGCTACTATTTAAAAGGAGGAGAAGATACAAGAAAAGGGGTCGAGTTAGAGTTAATTGGTCGTGTTCTTTCTAAATTAGAAGTTATTGCAGGGTATTCCTATTTAGATGCCAAATATAAAAATCACGCTTCTTATTATTTAAATTCTAGTCCCTTAAATACTCCTAAACACACCGCCAATTTATGGTTAAGATATGCATTTAAAAAACTATCATTAGGAACCGGAGTTTATTATTTAGGAGAGCGTCCGCATAATATTTGGTCTAGAAATTACACACATACAGGTGTGGTTCCTGGAGTAAAACCATTTAATTTAAAGGCATACACTACCGTAAACCTACAGGCATCATATAAGTTTAATGAGCAATTAAGTTTAGATGTTTTTGGTAACAATATTTTTAACGAATTAGGTTATAATGCCTATCGTACAGTATACTTAAATAGGATTACACCCGCTAGTTTTGGCACTACTTTACGTTATAAATTCTAA
- a CDS encoding DUF6607 family protein yields the protein MKKLFLGSLFLIIAISANAQSKKRKDKNAIKEMCGCFEVTFNFAETFNYSKDSTYRPSKTKVDKGLEWAGLVEDENNKIVIQHILQVGNPAKPMIIKHWRQDWLYQNRNFYMYNGNNNWTFKQKGRKDVKRQWTQKVYQVDDSPRYEGSGTWIHVDGKSYWENQTTAPLPRREYTQRSDYNITLRGNRHEITNYGWVHDQDNSKILRENGKDIIIAKEKGYNTYKRVADSRCKTAKDWWLANANKWQLVRNKWDEIFSRNTNLTLEKKVDNKPLYKHLFPEKVTEEKEMNKIIESFVKK from the coding sequence ATGAAAAAATTATTTTTAGGAAGTTTATTTCTTATTATCGCAATTTCTGCGAACGCTCAAAGCAAAAAAAGGAAAGACAAAAATGCCATTAAAGAAATGTGTGGCTGTTTTGAAGTAACATTTAATTTTGCAGAAACTTTTAATTATAGTAAAGATTCTACTTACAGACCCTCAAAAACGAAAGTCGATAAAGGTTTAGAATGGGCTGGTTTAGTTGAAGACGAAAACAACAAAATTGTTATTCAGCACATACTGCAAGTTGGTAATCCTGCAAAACCAATGATTATAAAACATTGGAGACAAGATTGGTTATATCAAAATAGAAATTTTTACATGTATAATGGAAATAATAACTGGACTTTTAAGCAAAAAGGCAGGAAAGATGTAAAAAGACAGTGGACGCAAAAAGTATATCAAGTAGATGATAGCCCACGTTACGAAGGTTCTGGAACGTGGATTCATGTAGATGGAAAAAGCTATTGGGAAAACCAAACAACTGCGCCTTTACCAAGAAGAGAATACACCCAAAGAAGCGATTACAATATTACTTTAAGAGGAAATAGACACGAAATTACCAATTATGGTTGGGTTCACGACCAAGACAATAGCAAAATATTGCGTGAAAACGGAAAAGATATAATTATTGCCAAAGAAAAAGGCTACAATACTTACAAAAGAGTTGCGGATAGTAGATGTAAAACTGCCAAAGATTGGTGGCTTGCAAATGCAAATAAATGGCAATTAGTTAGAAATAAATGGGATGAAATTTTTAGTAGAAATACCAATTTAACTTTAGAAAAAAAAGTGGATAACAAACCGTTATACAAACATTTATTTCCTGAGAAAGTTACTGAAGAAAAAGAAATGAATAAAATTATTGAATCTTTTGTAAAAAAATAA